In Herbaspirillum sp. WKF16, one genomic interval encodes:
- the pheA gene encoding prephenate dehydratase yields MSDDKLLPLRQKIDAIDTQILDLLNQRARVAQEVGHVKAETNAPVFRPEREAQVLRKAAERNPGPLLGADIQTIFREVMSACRALEKRVVVAYLGPEGTFSEQAVYQQFGHAIEGLPCVSIDEVFRDAEAGTADFGVVPIENSSEGVINRTLDLLLQTTLTISGEVAIPVHHSLMTRSGGMDGIARICAHSQALAQCNAWLNQNYPGIERQAVASNAEAARMASEDPAVAAIAGEIAGQKYNLQTVNAHIQDDPHNRTRFAVIGRLRTAPSGRDQTSIVLSVPNKAGAVYSLLAPLARHGVSMTRFESRPARMGAWEYYFYVDLEGHEQDEKVAQALAELKQNAAFFKLLGSYPLGL; encoded by the coding sequence ATGAGTGACGACAAGTTGCTGCCGCTGCGACAGAAGATCGATGCCATCGATACGCAGATCCTCGACCTGCTGAACCAGCGCGCCCGCGTCGCGCAGGAAGTGGGCCACGTCAAGGCCGAGACCAATGCGCCGGTGTTCCGCCCCGAGCGCGAGGCCCAGGTGCTGCGCAAGGCGGCCGAGCGCAATCCCGGCCCCTTGCTGGGCGCCGATATCCAGACCATCTTCCGTGAAGTGATGTCGGCCTGCCGCGCGCTGGAAAAGCGCGTGGTGGTGGCTTACCTCGGCCCCGAAGGCACCTTCAGCGAGCAGGCCGTGTACCAGCAGTTCGGCCATGCCATCGAAGGCCTGCCCTGCGTCTCGATCGATGAAGTGTTCCGCGACGCCGAGGCCGGCACCGCCGATTTCGGCGTGGTGCCCATCGAGAATTCCTCCGAAGGCGTGATCAACCGCACGCTGGACCTGCTGCTGCAGACCACGCTGACCATCAGCGGCGAAGTCGCCATTCCCGTGCACCACAGCCTGATGACCCGATCCGGCGGCATGGACGGCATCGCCCGCATCTGCGCCCATTCGCAGGCGCTGGCCCAGTGCAATGCCTGGCTCAACCAGAATTATCCCGGCATCGAGCGCCAGGCGGTGGCCTCCAACGCCGAGGCCGCGCGCATGGCCAGCGAGGACCCCGCCGTGGCGGCGATCGCCGGCGAGATCGCGGGGCAGAAGTACAACCTGCAGACCGTGAACGCCCATATCCAGGACGACCCGCACAACCGCACCCGCTTCGCCGTGATCGGCCGCCTGCGCACCGCGCCTTCGGGGCGCGACCAGACGTCCATCGTGCTGTCGGTGCCCAACAAGGCCGGCGCGGTGTACAGCCTGCTGGCGCCGCTGGCCAGGCACGGCGTGTCGATGACGCGCTTCGAGTCGCGCCCGGCGCGCATGGGCGCGTGGGAATACTATTTCTACGTCGACCTCGAAGGCCACGAGCAGGATGAGAAGGTCGCGCAGGCGCTGGCCGAGCTTAAGCAGAACGCCGCCTTCTTCAAGCTGCTGGGTTCCTACCCGCTGGGCCTGTAA
- the serC gene encoding 3-phosphoserine/phosphohydroxythreonine transaminase, giving the protein MVYNFSAGPAVLPREVLQQAADEMLDWHGSGMSVMEMSHRGREYMSIIEAALRDVRELFAIPSNYKVLFLQGGAIAENAIIPMNLAALRSPAGKREPGVADYINTGSWSVKSIKEAGRYCTVNVAASSAGHKFSSIPARADWKLTKDAAYVHICSNETIDGVEYQYAPDVAADTNGAPLVADMSSHILSREVDVSRYGVIYGGAQKNIGPAGLTIVIVREDLLGHALPYCPSAFDWKIVADNDSMYNTPPTYAIYIAGLVFQWLKRQGGVAAMERRNIAKAELLYGYLDSTDFYSNRIAADCRSRMNVPFFLGDESLNDAFLAGAKERGLLQLKGHKSVGGMRASIYNAMPIEGVQALVDYLKEFEKQYG; this is encoded by the coding sequence ATGGTCTACAACTTTTCCGCAGGACCCGCGGTATTGCCCAGGGAAGTGCTGCAGCAGGCAGCCGACGAGATGCTGGACTGGCACGGCAGCGGCATGTCCGTCATGGAGATGAGCCACCGCGGCCGCGAGTACATGTCCATCATCGAGGCGGCGCTGCGCGACGTGCGCGAGCTGTTTGCGATCCCTTCCAACTACAAGGTACTGTTCCTGCAAGGCGGGGCCATTGCCGAGAACGCCATCATCCCGATGAACCTGGCGGCGCTGCGCTCCCCTGCGGGCAAGCGCGAGCCGGGCGTGGCCGACTACATCAACACCGGTTCCTGGTCGGTCAAGTCGATCAAGGAAGCCGGCCGTTATTGCACCGTCAACGTCGCCGCCTCCTCGGCCGGGCACAAGTTCTCCAGCATCCCGGCGCGCGCCGACTGGAAGCTGACGAAGGACGCGGCCTACGTTCACATCTGCAGCAACGAGACCATCGACGGCGTCGAGTACCAGTACGCGCCGGACGTGGCCGCCGACACCAACGGCGCACCGCTGGTGGCCGACATGTCCTCGCACATCCTGTCGCGCGAGGTCGACGTCTCCAGGTACGGCGTCATCTACGGCGGCGCCCAGAAGAACATCGGCCCGGCCGGCCTGACCATCGTCATCGTGCGCGAAGACCTGCTGGGCCATGCGCTGCCGTACTGCCCCTCGGCCTTCGACTGGAAGATCGTGGCCGACAACGACTCCATGTACAACACCCCGCCGACCTACGCGATCTACATCGCCGGCCTGGTGTTCCAGTGGCTCAAGCGCCAGGGTGGCGTGGCCGCGATGGAGCGGCGCAATATCGCCAAGGCCGAGCTGCTGTACGGCTACCTGGACAGCACCGATTTCTACAGCAACCGCATCGCCGCAGATTGCCGTTCACGCATGAACGTGCCGTTCTTCCTGGGCGACGAGTCGCTGAACGACGCATTCCTCGCCGGCGCCAAGGAGCGCGGGCTGCTGCAGCTGAAAGGCCACAAGTCGGTCGGCGGCATGCGCGCATCGATCTATAACGCGATGCCGATCGAGGGCGTACAAGCCCTGGTCGATTACCTCAAAGAATTCGAAAAGCAATACGGCTGA
- the gyrA gene encoding DNA gyrase subunit A, whose translation MDQFAKETIPISLEEEMRKSYLDYAMSVIVGRALPDVRDGLKPVHRRVLYAMHEMNNVWNRPFVKCARVVGEVMGKYHPHGDASIYDTLVRMAQDFSLRYTLVDGQGNFGSIDGDGAAAMRYTECRLDKISNDLLADIEKETVDFVPNYDGKEKEPSVLPTRIPNLLVNGSSGIAVGMATNIPPHNITEVVNGALHLLANDQCTIDELIELIPAPDFPTGGIIYGVSGVRDGYRTGRGRVVMRAKTHFEEYGREGRIAIIVDELPYQVNKKALLERIAELVREKKLEGISDLRDESDKSGMRVVIELKRGEVPEVVLNNLYKQTQLQDTFGMNMVALVDGQPRLLNLKQLLECFLSHRREVVTRRTVFELRKARERGHVLEGLAVALANIDDFIAIIRAAPTPPIAKSELMARAWDSSTVREMLARTGEANEGGIAAFRPESLPAHYGIQSDGLYKLSDEQAQEILQMRLQRLTGLEQDKIVNEYKEVMAQIADLLDILSKPARVTAIITDELNAAKNDYGIGAKDERRSTIELNATDLGTEDLITPQDLVVTLSHTGYMKSQPVSEYRAQKRGGRGKQAMATKDDDWIDQLFIANTHDYILCFSNRGRLYWLKVWEVPQGSRNSRGKPIVNMFPLQDGEKITVILPLSGANRTFPEDRYVFMATSLGTVKKTPLSDFSNPRKAGIIAVDLDEGDFLIGAALTDGAHDVMLFSDSGKAVRFDENDVRPMGRTARGVRGMNLEETQQVIALLVAENEQQSVLTATENGFGKRTPITEYTRHGRGTKGMIAIQTSERNGKVVAATLVESTDEIMLITTGGVLIRTRVSEIREMGRATQGVTLIAVEDGTKLSGLQRVVESDVEDAMEAAEGGEAGETGASAGGETPAADE comes from the coding sequence ATGGATCAATTCGCTAAAGAAACCATCCCCATTTCCCTCGAAGAAGAGATGCGCAAGAGTTACCTCGATTACGCGATGAGCGTGATCGTGGGACGTGCACTGCCGGATGTGCGCGACGGCTTGAAGCCGGTGCACCGCCGCGTGCTGTATGCGATGCATGAGATGAACAACGTGTGGAACCGTCCGTTCGTCAAGTGCGCCCGCGTGGTCGGCGAAGTCATGGGTAAATATCACCCGCACGGCGACGCGTCGATCTATGACACCCTGGTGCGCATGGCGCAGGATTTCTCGCTGCGCTACACCCTGGTGGACGGGCAGGGCAACTTCGGTTCGATCGACGGCGACGGCGCCGCGGCGATGCGTTACACCGAGTGCCGCCTGGACAAGATTTCCAACGACCTGCTGGCCGACATCGAGAAGGAAACCGTCGATTTCGTGCCCAACTACGACGGCAAGGAAAAGGAGCCGTCGGTCCTGCCGACCCGCATCCCCAACCTGCTGGTCAATGGATCCTCCGGCATCGCCGTGGGCATGGCCACCAACATCCCGCCGCACAACATCACCGAAGTGGTCAACGGCGCGCTGCACCTGCTGGCCAACGACCAGTGCACCATCGATGAGTTGATCGAGCTGATCCCGGCGCCCGACTTCCCCACCGGCGGCATCATCTACGGCGTCTCCGGCGTGCGCGATGGTTATCGCACCGGCCGCGGCCGCGTGGTCATGCGCGCCAAGACCCACTTCGAGGAATACGGCCGCGAAGGCCGCATCGCGATCATCGTCGATGAGCTGCCCTACCAGGTCAACAAGAAGGCGCTGCTCGAACGCATCGCCGAGCTGGTGCGCGAGAAGAAGCTGGAAGGTATCTCCGACCTGCGCGACGAGTCCGACAAGTCGGGCATGCGCGTGGTCATCGAACTGAAGCGCGGCGAAGTGCCCGAAGTGGTGTTGAACAACCTGTACAAGCAGACCCAGCTGCAGGACACCTTCGGCATGAACATGGTGGCGCTGGTCGACGGCCAGCCGCGCCTGCTGAACCTGAAGCAACTGCTGGAATGCTTCCTGTCGCATCGCCGCGAAGTGGTCACCCGCCGCACCGTGTTCGAGCTGCGCAAGGCGCGCGAACGCGGCCACGTGCTGGAAGGCCTGGCGGTCGCGCTGGCCAACATCGACGATTTCATCGCCATCATCCGCGCCGCGCCGACGCCGCCGATCGCCAAGAGCGAACTGATGGCGCGCGCCTGGGATTCGTCCACCGTGCGCGAGATGCTGGCGCGCACCGGCGAAGCCAACGAAGGCGGCATCGCCGCCTTCCGTCCGGAAAGCCTGCCTGCCCATTACGGCATCCAGTCCGATGGCCTGTACAAGCTGTCCGACGAGCAGGCCCAGGAAATCCTGCAGATGCGCCTGCAGCGCCTGACCGGCCTGGAGCAGGACAAGATCGTCAACGAATACAAGGAAGTGATGGCGCAGATCGCCGACCTGCTGGACATCCTGTCCAAGCCGGCGCGCGTGACGGCCATCATCACCGACGAGCTCAACGCCGCCAAGAACGACTACGGCATCGGCGCCAAGGACGAGCGTCGCTCGACCATCGAGCTCAACGCCACCGACCTCGGCACCGAAGACCTGATCACGCCGCAGGACCTGGTGGTGACCTTGTCGCACACCGGCTACATGAAGTCGCAGCCGGTCTCCGAGTACCGCGCGCAGAAGCGCGGCGGCCGCGGCAAGCAGGCCATGGCGACCAAGGACGACGACTGGATTGACCAGCTCTTCATCGCCAACACGCACGATTACATCCTGTGCTTCTCCAACCGCGGCCGCCTGTACTGGCTGAAGGTGTGGGAAGTGCCGCAGGGTTCGCGCAACTCGCGCGGCAAGCCCATCGTCAACATGTTCCCGCTGCAGGACGGCGAGAAGATCACGGTGATCCTGCCGCTGTCGGGCGCCAACCGCACCTTCCCCGAGGATCGCTACGTGTTCATGGCCACCAGCCTGGGCACCGTCAAGAAGACCCCGCTGTCGGACTTCTCCAACCCGCGCAAGGCCGGCATCATCGCGGTCGACCTCGATGAGGGCGACTTCCTGATCGGCGCCGCGCTGACCGACGGCGCGCACGATGTGATGCTGTTCTCCGACTCCGGCAAGGCGGTGCGCTTCGACGAGAACGACGTGCGTCCGATGGGCCGCACGGCGCGCGGCGTGCGCGGCATGAACCTGGAAGAGACGCAGCAGGTGATCGCGTTGCTGGTTGCCGAGAACGAGCAGCAGTCGGTGCTGACCGCGACCGAGAACGGCTTCGGCAAGCGCACCCCGATCACCGAGTACACCCGCCACGGCCGCGGCACCAAGGGCATGATCGCGATCCAGACCAGCGAGCGCAACGGCAAGGTGGTTGCCGCCACACTGGTCGAGTCGACCGATGAAATCATGCTCATCACGACCGGCGGCGTGCTGATCCGCACCCGCGTGTCGGAGATCCGCGAGATGGGCCGCGCGACCCAGGGCGTGACCCTGATCGCGGTGGAAGACGGCACCAAGCTGTCGGGCCTGCAGCGCGTGGTCGAATCCGACGTCGAGGATGCGATGGAGGCGGCCGAGGGTGGCGAAGCGGGAGAGACCGGTGCTTCCGCCGGCGGCGAAACGCCCGCAGCCGACGAGTAA
- the ompA gene encoding outer membrane protein OmpA produces MNKLAKLVFAAASAAIALSASAQEIKDIKVRPGSLYLQDGRDVVTRSGYGLCWNTAFVNGPCEEPPAPAVAAAAPAAPVAAAPAAPTSEKVTYAADAFFDFDKAVLKPAGKAKLDELVGNLKAINLEVIIAVGHTDSVGAVAYNQKLSVRRAEAVKAYLVSKGVEANRVYTEGKGKSQPVADNKTAAGRAKNRRVEIEVVGTRK; encoded by the coding sequence ATGAACAAATTAGCAAAACTCGTCTTCGCTGCTGCGTCCGCAGCCATCGCTCTGTCTGCCAGCGCTCAGGAAATCAAGGACATCAAGGTTCGTCCGGGCAGCCTGTACCTGCAAGATGGCCGTGATGTCGTGACCCGCAGCGGCTATGGCCTGTGCTGGAACACCGCCTTCGTGAACGGTCCTTGCGAAGAGCCGCCTGCTCCTGCAGTTGCTGCTGCTGCTCCGGCTGCTCCGGTTGCCGCCGCTCCGGCCGCTCCGACCTCGGAAAAAGTGACCTACGCCGCTGACGCGTTCTTCGACTTCGACAAGGCTGTCCTGAAGCCGGCCGGCAAGGCCAAGCTGGACGAGCTGGTCGGCAACCTGAAGGCGATCAACCTGGAAGTGATCATCGCCGTCGGCCACACTGACTCCGTCGGCGCCGTCGCCTACAACCAGAAGCTGTCGGTTCGCCGCGCTGAAGCCGTCAAGGCATACCTGGTGTCCAAGGGCGTTGAAGCCAACCGCGTCTACACCGAAGGCAAGGGCAAGTCGCAACCGGTCGCAGACAACAAGACTGCAGCCGGCCGCGCCAAGAACCGCCGCGTGGAAATCGAAGTTGTGGGTACCCGCAAGTAA
- the ubiG gene encoding bifunctional 2-polyprenyl-6-hydroxyphenol methylase/3-demethylubiquinol 3-O-methyltransferase UbiG, producing MNATNADPQEIQKFSELAHRWWDPGSEFRPLHEINPLRLEWINARAPLSGRKVVDIGCGGGILAESMAQKGADVTGIDLSDKALKVADLHSMESGVQVRYEKIAAEDLAAREPGQYDVVTCMEMLEHVPDPASIVRAAAALAKPGGKVFFSTLNRNPKSYLLAIVGAEYLLRMLPKGTHDYAKFITPAELAHYTREAGLEIDAFKGMSYNPLTRIYSLNQDTDVNYLVACTKPAA from the coding sequence ATGAATGCTACCAACGCCGATCCCCAAGAAATCCAGAAATTCAGTGAACTGGCCCACCGCTGGTGGGACCCGGGTTCCGAATTCCGCCCCCTGCACGAAATCAATCCCTTGCGCCTGGAATGGATCAACGCACGCGCCCCGCTGTCCGGCAGGAAAGTCGTCGACATCGGCTGCGGCGGCGGCATCCTGGCCGAATCGATGGCGCAAAAGGGCGCTGACGTCACCGGCATCGACCTCTCGGACAAGGCCTTGAAGGTGGCCGACCTGCACAGCATGGAGTCCGGCGTGCAGGTGCGCTACGAGAAGATCGCCGCCGAAGACCTGGCCGCGCGCGAACCCGGCCAGTACGACGTGGTGACCTGCATGGAAATGCTGGAGCATGTGCCCGACCCGGCCTCCATCGTGCGCGCCGCCGCTGCGCTGGCCAAACCGGGCGGCAAGGTGTTCTTCTCCACGCTCAACCGCAATCCCAAGTCCTACCTGCTGGCCATCGTCGGCGCCGAATACCTGCTGCGCATGCTGCCCAAGGGCACGCACGACTACGCCAAGTTCATCACCCCGGCCGAACTGGCGCATTACACGCGCGAAGCCGGCCTGGAGATCGACGCCTTCAAGGGGATGAGCTACAACCCGCTGACCAGGATCTATTCGCTGAACCAGGACACCGACGTCAACTACCTGGTCGCCTGCACCAAGCCTGCTGCCTGA
- a CDS encoding HAD family hydrolase, translating into MPLRPPRAILFDLDGTLADTAPDLAAAANFLREERGLPPAPYENLRPVASAGARGLIGAALDIHPGDSRYEELRVRFLDRYEASMTVHSRLFDGVPELLAQLEARGIAWGIVTNKAARFTDKLAPQIGLGHAACLVSGDTTPHPKPHPAPLLEAAKRLQLAPEDCWYVGDDLRDIQAGRAAGMPTVAAAWGYCGHSAPTTWEADALTHDPQQLLQLLP; encoded by the coding sequence ATGCCCTTACGCCCACCGCGCGCGATCCTGTTCGACCTCGACGGCACGCTCGCCGATACCGCCCCCGACCTGGCCGCCGCCGCCAATTTCCTGCGCGAGGAACGCGGCCTGCCGCCGGCGCCCTATGAGAACCTGCGCCCGGTCGCCTCGGCCGGCGCGCGCGGACTGATCGGCGCGGCGCTGGACATCCATCCCGGCGACTCGCGGTACGAGGAGCTGCGCGTGCGCTTCCTCGACCGCTACGAAGCCAGCATGACCGTGCACAGCCGCCTCTTCGACGGCGTGCCCGAACTGCTGGCGCAATTGGAAGCGCGCGGCATCGCCTGGGGCATCGTCACCAACAAGGCCGCCCGCTTCACCGACAAGCTGGCGCCGCAGATCGGCCTGGGCCATGCCGCCTGCCTCGTCTCCGGCGACACTACGCCGCATCCCAAGCCGCATCCGGCGCCGCTGCTGGAAGCCGCCAAACGGCTGCAGCTGGCGCCCGAGGACTGCTGGTACGTCGGCGACGACCTGCGCGACATCCAGGCCGGCCGCGCCGCCGGCATGCCCACGGTGGCCGCCGCCTGGGGCTATTGCGGCCACAGCGCGCCGACCACCTGGGAAGCCGACGCGCTGACGCATGATCCGCAGCAGCTGTTGCAGCTGCTGCCCTGA
- a CDS encoding DUF748 domain-containing protein — protein sequence MANPGIAATLKNFDRNRVRRPLKWLAWIVAILLALAAISWLALPSLVKKIAVEQTQEKIGRKLDIGEVAFNPFRLALTVSGITLYEADGKTPFFSARSLLVNASSFSILRLAPVLDEIKLTGPDVHVVRLDADGIGHYNFSDILARIDAMPKSDAKSSFSLANVQLQDGKIRFEDKVTGKNIDIAALQLGLPFVSNLPGNIDSFVQPQLSATVNGTPFLLKGRSKPFASSQESAFAIDIDKLDLVSYLPFVPAQLPVLLQSAKLSTKLDLSFVRADGKPKVALSGEVALDEVSVQDKSQGQLFKARQLAATFRQFDVLDASGEIAQVRLEAPQVSVAMNARGEINWVRALAAGKAPVKAKADAAAPVSTPAAAAEEKKAAILVGQLSVRDGEINWRDEANAAPAQAVQLGQLSIDAAQLSTAADAKPAALKISAVENGRGKLAFDGELAPLKAQLAGRATLEGIDIAGYQNYLNRSLAAAVSGKLSGAASVRLQDGQLKLDDAGLELAGLKLVPKAKTAGAISVKSIALQKASLDLAAHQAQADAIRISGLSGDIRRENDGGFSVQKLQAGAPAAGERAATAPAPAARPAGKTPAPTPWVARLNTFSLNDSAINFEDAASAKSRLQISGINLQLQNLSSKLDQNTKLSLQAQFDKSGKLDIKGQAAPQFKSVDLELDARSLPVAPFQGYFSNVLNVTLTSGLLSAKGKLAVTPPLEQQKFALSYNGSAAVNNLRMQDKVTSTDFLRWRALDLAGIQVKLGGRPQVSLDKVSLNNFYARAILSEQGRLNLRDIVVADAQSQGSITDDSKKDGKEKSAASRKTTTSAAPVTAPAADPNAPVIRVGQVVLAAGNINYTDNFVKPNYTANMTNLAGTIGEISSEKPTPATVDIGGKIDNDAPLQISGSINPLFKPMFLDIKASANGVQLPRLTPYSAKYAGYPITKGKLSMDVQYKIENDKLVAQNDVRIEQLTFGERVDSPDATKLPVMLAVSLLKDRNGNINLNLPISGSLSDPEFSVGGIIVRVFVNLIIKAVTSPFSLISSMFHGSDNIGDLRYIEFQPGSSEITPEIRKKLDALGYALNERPGIKLDITGRVDPKVDDQGLRQEALNRQMRALKRRDLIEKEGQPSGPIQLSEADRAKYMERVYKDARFDKPRNMIGLSKSLPPEQMQQLIVDNTKVTEDDLRKLAQARSDQVRNYLQEQSVIPAERIFLIAPKLGSDGIPEKEPTARVDLNLQ from the coding sequence ATGGCCAATCCCGGCATCGCAGCGACCCTCAAGAACTTCGACCGGAACCGCGTGCGCCGGCCGCTCAAGTGGCTGGCCTGGATCGTGGCCATCCTGCTCGCGCTGGCCGCCATCAGCTGGCTGGCCCTGCCCTCCTTGGTCAAGAAGATCGCGGTCGAACAGACGCAGGAAAAGATCGGCCGCAAGCTCGATATCGGCGAGGTCGCCTTCAACCCGTTCCGGCTGGCGCTGACCGTCTCCGGCATTACGCTCTACGAGGCGGATGGCAAGACCCCGTTCTTCTCGGCCCGTTCGCTGCTGGTCAACGCCTCCTCATTCTCGATCTTGCGCCTGGCGCCGGTGCTGGATGAAATCAAGCTGACCGGCCCCGACGTGCATGTGGTGCGCCTGGATGCCGACGGCATCGGCCATTACAATTTCTCCGACATCCTCGCGCGCATCGACGCCATGCCCAAGAGCGACGCCAAATCGAGCTTCTCGCTGGCCAACGTGCAACTGCAGGACGGCAAGATCCGCTTCGAGGACAAGGTCACCGGCAAGAACATCGACATCGCCGCACTGCAGCTCGGCCTGCCCTTCGTCTCCAACCTGCCCGGCAATATCGACAGCTTCGTCCAGCCGCAGCTCTCGGCCACCGTCAACGGCACGCCCTTCCTGCTCAAGGGGCGCAGCAAGCCCTTCGCCAGCAGCCAGGAATCGGCCTTCGCCATCGACATCGACAAGCTCGACCTGGTCAGCTACCTGCCCTTCGTGCCGGCCCAGCTGCCGGTGCTGCTGCAAAGCGCCAAGCTCTCGACCAAGCTGGACCTGAGCTTCGTACGCGCCGACGGCAAGCCCAAGGTGGCGCTCTCGGGCGAGGTCGCGCTCGACGAGGTATCGGTCCAGGACAAGAGCCAGGGCCAGCTGTTCAAGGCCCGGCAGCTGGCCGCCACGTTCAGGCAGTTCGACGTGCTGGACGCCAGCGGCGAGATCGCCCAGGTGCGCCTGGAAGCGCCCCAGGTCTCGGTCGCGATGAACGCGCGCGGCGAGATCAACTGGGTGCGCGCGCTGGCCGCCGGCAAGGCGCCCGTGAAAGCCAAGGCGGATGCCGCCGCGCCGGTTTCCACCCCTGCGGCTGCCGCAGAAGAAAAGAAAGCCGCCATCCTGGTCGGGCAACTGAGCGTGCGCGACGGCGAGATCAATTGGCGCGACGAGGCCAATGCCGCGCCGGCGCAAGCCGTGCAGCTGGGCCAGTTGAGCATCGATGCCGCGCAACTTTCCACCGCCGCCGACGCCAAGCCGGCCGCGCTGAAGATCTCCGCCGTCGAGAACGGCCGCGGCAAGCTGGCCTTCGACGGCGAACTGGCGCCGCTCAAGGCGCAGCTCGCGGGCCGCGCAACGCTGGAAGGCATCGACATCGCGGGCTACCAGAACTACCTGAACCGCTCGCTGGCGGCCGCCGTCTCGGGCAAGCTGTCCGGCGCGGCGTCGGTCCGCCTGCAGGACGGCCAGCTCAAGCTGGACGACGCCGGCCTGGAGCTGGCCGGCCTGAAGCTGGTCCCCAAGGCCAAGACCGCCGGCGCCATCAGCGTGAAATCGATCGCGCTGCAAAAGGCTTCGCTGGACCTGGCCGCCCACCAGGCGCAGGCCGATGCCATCCGCATCAGCGGCCTGTCCGGCGACATCCGCCGCGAGAACGACGGCGGCTTCAGCGTGCAGAAGCTGCAGGCCGGGGCGCCCGCCGCCGGCGAACGCGCAGCAACGGCGCCTGCACCGGCCGCCAGGCCGGCCGGCAAGACCCCGGCGCCCACGCCCTGGGTAGCGCGCCTGAACACTTTCAGCCTCAACGACAGCGCCATCAACTTCGAGGACGCTGCCAGCGCCAAATCCAGGCTGCAGATCAGTGGCATCAACCTGCAGCTGCAGAACCTCTCCAGCAAGCTGGACCAGAACACCAAACTGAGCCTGCAGGCGCAGTTCGACAAGAGCGGCAAGCTCGACATCAAGGGCCAGGCCGCGCCGCAATTCAAGAGCGTGGACCTGGAGCTGGACGCCCGCTCGCTGCCGGTCGCGCCCTTCCAGGGCTACTTCTCCAACGTCCTCAACGTCACGCTGACCAGCGGCCTGCTCAGCGCCAAGGGCAAGCTGGCGGTGACGCCGCCGCTGGAGCAGCAGAAGTTCGCGCTGAGCTACAACGGCAGCGCCGCCGTGAACAACCTGCGCATGCAGGACAAGGTCACCTCCACCGACTTCCTGCGCTGGCGCGCGCTCGACCTGGCCGGCATCCAGGTCAAGCTGGGCGGCCGTCCGCAGGTCTCGCTGGACAAGGTCTCGCTCAACAACTTCTACGCGCGCGCGATCCTCTCCGAGCAGGGCCGCCTGAACCTGCGCGACATCGTCGTCGCCGACGCCCAGTCGCAGGGCTCGATCACCGACGACAGCAAGAAGGACGGCAAGGAAAAATCCGCCGCCTCGCGCAAGACCACCACCTCGGCCGCGCCGGTGACCGCGCCTGCGGCCGACCCGAACGCGCCCGTGATCCGCGTCGGCCAGGTGGTGCTGGCCGCCGGCAACATCAACTACACCGACAACTTCGTCAAGCCCAACTACACCGCCAACATGACCAACCTGGCCGGCACCATCGGCGAGATCTCGTCGGAGAAGCCGACGCCGGCGACGGTCGACATCGGCGGCAAGATCGACAACGACGCCCCGTTGCAGATCTCCGGTTCGATCAACCCGCTGTTCAAGCCGATGTTCCTCGACATCAAGGCCAGCGCCAACGGCGTGCAGCTGCCGCGCCTGACGCCCTACTCGGCCAAGTACGCCGGCTACCCCATCACCAAGGGCAAGCTGTCGATGGACGTGCAGTACAAGATCGAGAACGACAAGCTGGTGGCGCAAAACGACGTGCGCATCGAGCAGCTCACCTTCGGCGAGCGCGTCGACAGCCCCGACGCCACCAAGCTGCCGGTGATGCTGGCGGTCTCGCTGCTCAAGGACCGCAACGGCAACATCAACCTCAACCTGCCGATCTCCGGCTCGCTCTCCGATCCGGAATTCTCGGTCGGCGGCATCATCGTGCGCGTGTTCGTAAACCTGATCATCAAGGCCGTCACCTCGCCGTTCAGCCTGATCAGTTCGATGTTCCATGGCTCCGACAACATCGGCGACCTGCGCTACATCGAGTTCCAGCCCGGCTCCTCGGAGATCACGCCCGAGATCCGCAAGAAGCTCGACGCGCTGGGCTACGCCCTCAACGAACGCCCCGGCATCAAGCTCGACATCACCGGCCGCGTCGACCCCAAGGTCGACGACCAGGGCCTGCGCCAGGAAGCCCTGAACCGCCAGATGCGCGCCCTGAAGCGCCGCGACCTGATCGAAAAGGAAGGCCAGCCGTCCGGCCCGATCCAGCTCAGCGAAGCCGACCGCGCCAAGTACATGGAACGCGTCTACAAGGACGCCAGGTTCGACAAGCCGCGCAACATGATCGGCCTGTCCAAGTCGCTGCCGCCGGAGCAGATGCAGCAGCTCATCGTCGACAACACCAAGGTCACCGAAGACGACCTGCGCAAGCTGGCCCAGGCAAGATCCGACCAGGTTCGCAACTACCTGCAGGAGCAAAGCGTGATCCCGGCCGAACGCATCTTCCTGATCGCCCCCAAGCTCGGCAGCGACGGCATCCCCGAGAAGGAGCCGACGGCCCGGGTCGACCTCAACCTGCAATGA